GGGCAAACGAAACAGCATAGGCTTCCGTATACAATTCTATTCTGTCCGTTTGTGTTGCCGCAGCTGACTCCATCATTGAAGGAACCGGGTCCATAAAAATAGAGGTCCTGATATCATTTCTTTTGAACTCACTAACAACTTCCTGAAGAAAACTCTTATGTTTTATTGTATCCCAGCCTGCATTTGAAGTTATTGCATCAATCGCGTCAGGAACAAGTGTTACCTGATCGGGTTTTACTTTTAAAACCAGATCCACAAATTCCGGAATCGGATTTCCCTCAATATTGAACTCTGTTGTTACTACATCTTTTAAATCCAAAGCGTCCTGATATCTTATATGTCTTTCATCCGGACGAGGATGAATCGTAATGCCCTGCGCTCCAAAATCCTGAATGTCTCGGGCCACCT
This DNA window, taken from Lutimonas zeaxanthinifaciens, encodes the following:
- a CDS encoding pyridoxine 5'-phosphate synthase, which produces MTKLSVNINKIATLRNARGGNVPDLLKVARDIQDFGAQGITIHPRPDERHIRYQDALDLKDVVTTEFNIEGNPIPEFVDLVLKVKPDQVTLVPDAIDAITSNAGWDTIKHKSFLQEVVSEFKRNDIRTSIFMDPVPSMMESAAATQTDRIELYTEAYAVSFARGDKQGVLPYSESARKATDFGLGINAGHDLSLDNLNFFVKQVPGVLEVSIGHALIAEALYFGLQNVVSMYLQKLS